One Podarcis muralis chromosome 1, rPodMur119.hap1.1, whole genome shotgun sequence genomic window carries:
- the EIF5 gene encoding eukaryotic translation initiation factor 5: MSVNVNRSVSDQFYRYKMPRLIAKVEGKGNGIKTVIVNMVDVAKALNRPPTYPTKFFGCELGAQTQFDVKNDRYIVNGSHEANKLQDMLDGFIKKFVLCPECENPETDLHVNPKKQTIGNSCKACGYRGMLDTNHKLCTFILKNPPESSETGTGKKEKEKKNRKGKDKENGSVSNTETSSPQSAAPEELSPPHVDDDDDDWGEDTTEEAQRRRMDEISDHAKVLTLTDDLERTIEERVNILFDFVKKKKEEGVIETSDKDIVAEAERLDVKAMGPLVLTEVLFDEKIREQIKKYRRHFLRFCHNNKKAQRYLLHGLECVVAMHQSQLISKIPHILKEMYDADLLEEEVILSWAEKASKKYVSKELAKEIRVKAEPFIKWLKEAEEESSGNEEEEDEDENIEVVYSKTASVPKVETVKPANNKEEDIDIDAI; encoded by the exons ATGTCTGTCAATGTCAACCGCAGTGTTTCAGATCAGTTCTATCGCTACAAAATGCCCCGTCTGATTGCCAAG GTTGAGGGCAAAGGAAATGGGATAAAGACAGTTATAGTCAACATGGTTGACGTTGCAAAGGCGCTTAATCGGCCTCCTACGT aTCCCACCAAATTTTTTGGTTGTGAGCTGGGAGCGCAGACCCAGTTTGATGTTAAGAATGACCGTTACATTGTCAATGGATCTCATGAGGCGAATAAGCTACAAGACATGTTGGATGGGTTCATTAAAAAATTTGTTCTCTGTCCTGAGTGTGAGAATCCCGAAACTGATCTG CATGTCAATCCTAAGAAACAAACCATTGGTAACTCTTGCAAAGCCTGTGGCTATCGAGGCATGCTTGACACAAACCATAAACTCTGCACATTCATCCTCAAAAACCCACCTG AGAGCAGTGAGACTGGTACAggcaagaaagagaaagaaaagaagaatagaaAAGGCAAAGATAAAGAGAATGGTTCTGTGTCTAATACTGAGACATCATCCCCACAGTCAGCAGCACCAGAAGAGCTTAGTCCTCCACATGTG gatgatgatgatgatgactgggGTGAAGACACAACCGAAGAAGCCCAGAGGCGCAGAATGGATGAAATCAGCGATCATGCAAAAGTTCTCACCCTGACTGATGACCTAGAAAGGACTATTGAAGAAAGAGTTAATATACTATTTGACTTTGTTAAG aaaaagaaggaagaaggtgTCATAGAAACATCTGATAAAGATATAGTGGCAGAAGCAGAAAGACTGGATGTCAAAGCTATGGGACCCCTGGTATTGACTGAAGTCCTCTTTGATGAAAAGATCAGAGAGCAGATAAAGAAGTACAGGCGACATTTCTTGCGT TTCTGCCACAACAACAAGAAGGCTCAAAGATACCTTCTTCATGGCCTGGAGTGTGTGGTAGCCATGCATCAGTCTCAGCTGATTTCTAAAATTCCGCATATCCTGAAGGAAATGTATGATGCGGATCTTCTGGAAGAGGAGGTCATTCTGAGCTGGGCGGAAAAG GCCTCGAAGAAATATGTCTCTAAAGAGCTTGCCAAAGAAATTCGTGTCAAAGCAGAACCCTTCATTAAATGGCTGAAAGAAGCTGAAGAGGAGTCATCTggcaatgaggaggaagaggatgaagaTGAAAATATTGAA GTGGTGTACTCCAAGACGGCCAGTGTACCCAAGGTTGAAACTGTGAAGCCTGCAAACAACAAGGAAGAGGACATTGATATTGATGCTATTTAA